In the genome of Thunnus albacares chromosome 16, fThuAlb1.1, whole genome shotgun sequence, the window ATGCATGACATTTAGGCTAATACTTGACTTTGTGGGGTTGTTTTCTAGCATTAAGTGGCTAACTCAacagcatgattttttttattagtttcagGAGTTCGTAAGTGAGTCACTCTCAACGCGTCGCCCCTCCCACCAAACACATGACACGCTGAAAGCTTGTtctaacctgtgtgtgtgtcgtctcACTTGTGGCCGCTTTGGTTTTTATTGCGACGAGCGGGCAAAAATGAGTCAGATGATAGCGGGTCACATGAGTTCTACCATGTCCCGTCTGCCTGAGGCAAAGTTGTAACCACATCATCACCGTCGTCGTCGTCGTGCTGTTTCATTGCTAATATTTTAAATCAGGCTTTGTTTTGTTGGAGGTGTATGAAGAGAGGTGATTGGATGTTGGACTCAAATCTGGTGACAGCTGGGATTAGGCAAGAATCAGATTTGATTGGAGGCTGCGATGATTCGGCCTATAAACAGTTCAAACTGATCTGCTCGGCCCGACCCCTGGTCATGTGATCACGGCAGCCATCTTATGCCTTTACAGTGTAATTAgaatgcaaatgtgtgtttgtaattttCAGCCTGTTAGATGTTGTTTCCCAACCGCTTCAAGCCCTGCGTGTTAATGgagaatatattaaaaaaatgaggGATCAGGTTCCTGTGATTAAGTCAGTTATTTAACTTGGCATGAGACGTGAAAAATGTGGAGTTTGATTCACTACAGCAGCCTGAAattaagcacaaaaaaaaaaaaaatttgacccagtgcagcgagGTCACATGATTTTTAAAGCTGTTTACTGCAGAAAACACAAGACACACTGGAGAAGCGAGTAGAGGAAACAGAGCCGCAGCTGCTGAACCTTCAGCCACAAAAAGGCAAAATCTCTCAGTGACGACTCCATAAACAGACGTTTCATCGGGATCCTCGTCGGTCATCGCGTCGTTTAATTCAGCCGGGTGTAATCCTCAATCCAGGATCCGCTGTTCCCGTCCGCCCTCCCTCCTCCAGTGTCATGCCTTTGACCCGGTCGTTAATTTGAACGGCCACTCCCGTGCGCTCCTGCAGAGAAGGAGGGACAGAAATGCACCGCGGGGTCGGCTCGGGTCAGGGTAGCGGAGGGGGGGATGGAAGAACAGGGGACAGCACGGGGTCAGAAGCAGAACGGCCACAGAAGGCAGCGACTTgtagtttatttagttttttctctTGAGACAACTGGAGGTTGTTGGCTGACAGTGATGCCAGCAGTTAGTTGATTAGTAGGATGCCAGAAAATTAAGTAACGGCAATTTGGATGATCAATTATTTGTCACGATGTCTGCCAggaaggttgttttttttttttttttttatctccatttGTCTGTTAGCAGGATATCCTCAAaactcaacattttttttcatagtgAAATTTTGCGATTGCAGAACATTACTTGGGTGGATCTTCCTTAATGTTGCCAAGtcatttttaacacatttcacacagctcACGAGCTTCTGCGGTTCAGATAAATGAAAAGAGTTTTGTACATTTATTCTTTGATTatcattgtgtgtattttgaaCCTCATCCAGAAGCAAAGTTGGAGGCATTTTATGATATTTCAATCAGGTTAGATTGTGCAACCGTTGTGGAGGAGAATAATGTTGAGCTTGTCTAGTTTCTCAAGTAAATAGACAGAATATTTTCTAGTTAcggcttctcaaatgttttgACACTTGGGTCTCTGGTAACTTGTAACATTTATAGATGAGTTTGATTGATTTAACCCTCAGAATCCCtgaaacacagcaaacaaagaaaaacagatgaatCAATCTGCTTGTTGAACAGTTGGAAGTTCATCTGGTACaatttttgaggttttttttttctataattcACTTTTATCTCACTCACCagccacagtaaaaaaaatataccaGTATTTTCCTACCTTTAAGTAGCTGACTGACAAAGTTTACACCAAATAACAGCATCCAAATTCAAGTTTTGCGCATCAGTTTCTAATTTTTATGCAATAGCCCGACGTTGCACGAATCCTAGCTTTACAACTTGAATTTTTCTAAAACTCTGCAACCAGGAAGAATAACAGAAAGCAGCTTATGTTGATATCAAACCTTTAGAAAAGTCTATCGTGGATGTTGTTGGcgtttttatttaaaaatcagaCATAGCTAGTCACTGCCGTCTACCTCTCATATGACGATATTTTGATTGCATCTACTACACAGACTGTCCTAGTCGTAAAGGCAGAGGCGGGAACTTGGCAGCAGAGCGGTTTGTGTAGGTTGagcgggtggggggggggacggCCGGACACCCGCCGTCTTCTACCCACGCTGCTCCGCTGCCAGGCTGAAGGCCTTGTGACTCTCTCATTGCAGGCAGACAAACGGGCACACCACAATGCGCTGGAGCGCAAACGTAGGGACCACATCAAAGACAGCTTTCACAGCCTCCGGGACTCGGTACCCGCCCTGCAGGGAGAAAAGGTTGGTAAAGCTCAGCCTGGGAGTCCTCCCGGCACACAAATGATGGTCACTCATGTaagatatttttgtattttgacaaTTTGTTTGCTTGAATGTGCTGTGTGTTTAATGACTGTTTGACTGTTCATGACGTTTAGAGGTGAGGGCCTTTCTACTGTGAggtcattttaaattttttttggAGTATATTCAGAGATgcagatgtctttttttttttttcttgcttttgtatgtgtgtcagtggaGGGAAATAGTTGAAGGAACTGGGAGGAGGGCAGATGGTGGAAGAGTACAGATTGGCAGCAGCAAGACAGTGATGCAGTCTAAATACTTGGACCAGCGTCAGGAAGTTATTATGAGGAAATTTTGTtgctctcttcctgttttgacATCCATGACATTGAGAGCATTTGGAGCGGGTTCAGGAACTGGGCACACATTGTATTTTCCCCTAAAAGACCAgtttgagacacacacacacacagcatgaagaggaggaagggaggggggagtTATGAGATGATGTGAGTGATGTTTGCTGATAATTTGTAAAAGTGTTGAGTTACAGCCACCTCAGCGCTCGACCCACACCTCTCTCCCACGACCGTACTGCTATTACGGCTCTGTCTTAGAGCCAAAACGCAGTATTTTCTCTTGTGGAGGAAGAGGTGATGGATATTAGGGCTGGGTATTGgacttcagttttttttttttttttgctacagaCTGAAATGTGTCCTTAGAAAAGAATTTAGGAGACTGCCAAGTAGCGAAACCTGGCATCGAATGTCTGGTCATATTTAATCCTGTTTACTTATTCTTAGATCCAAAAATTCCTGATTTGAATCAGAATTTTGCCCATTTTAGATGATTTTATTCAGGCAAAACCCTCTtgcagctgcatgtgtttaGATAAAATTTCAGTTAATAACTTTGGCAAAAggattttgtaaaaaaaaaaaaagaaaaaaaaagttcatagtcctcaaatgtgaatatttggtAGTTCTATGTTAAACTCAGTGCCTTTGGCTTTGGGAAGttgttttgaacatttttcactagtTTCTGACGTCTTAAAGAGCAAAGAAATGAGTAGAGAGAATAAGCTGCTGATCCTGTTAAGTTGATGTCTCATTTATAAAAGTATTTCAATCTTTTAAGGTTTCATTTTCCTACTTTGGCTATCAGTCATAGTAGAAAGAAACTTTATCTAGCATACTCATATACCCAGCCCTAATTACTAATGCTGCTACGTCAATGAACGTACATGCCAGATGAAGCATATCAACAAGTCTGCATTGATAAGAGATGTTGCAAATGTTTgtcataatataataatctgTATCTGCTGTCCCTTGAACATGTGATGTGAGAGCCAGTCAGccagtcagccagtcagtcagccagCTCAGGGGGGGGATTTGCTGCAGTACTTTTGTTTGCTGTAAATTAGACGAGCCCCTGACAGTAATGTGTCAGGGTTGTGACCTAGCTCGTGGGACGTCAGGCTGTGAAGTGCTGGAGGATTTTAAGAGGTTAAGAGGAGACAAGCTGTGCAGGAACACACAGCGTTGTCCTAGATTCTCCCCCCCCCTGTAGTCCTCCTGCAGTAGTTTGAGCCTGCAGCGTGTCGGCCTCAGGgccagcttctttttttttaaaaaaatttttgtACAGTCATGACAGTAGCAGAAGATTTTGTGTGAGAAATGTTGATAAGTACTCTGTATACTTGCGTCATTGCTTCAATTTTTGCATGTGTCACTAACAGCAGTCTACCAAACAGGCGTCTCGAGCTCAAATCCTAGACAAAGCCACAGAGTACATCCAGTACATGAGGCGAAAAAATCACACGCACCAGCAGGATATCGACGACCTGAAGAGGCAGAACGCGCTGCTGGAGCAGCAAGGTAACAATACTGCTTATTTCAGAcgttttcatcatcattttaaccTTCAGGCTGGGGAGACTCTACAGCCGTCGGCCAATTATacagacaaatataaaaaaaaaaaaaaaaaacgaggaaGATCTGTGCCGGCTCGGTGCAGTCGTGAGTGTTCAGTAATGTTTGCCTGCTGATAATAGTTTGGATCCCTGTGACCTTTTCAGATATGTTTGACTTTAGCAAATCAGATTTGACCTTCAAAGGCTACTGAGACTGGGAACAGGAAAGGTGGAAATCCAAATGCCTCACTTCCATGTTGGAGCTGATTGCATGTTGGAGTGATAAAAAGAGCACGCGGACGGACGGTTTCAGAACATTTAGTCCCGATCTCAAATCAGCCGTCTGTGCCGCcacaacaaaagaagaaattagAAGCCCGCCCTCACTGCTGGAAAGCCTCTGTTCAACTTTCCTTTGTTACTCACTTCTCACTGACGTTTTCGTTCGATCAGTCTTTCTTCAAAGCGGAAACACTGTGGGTTTCTGTTCTTATTCTGAGCCAGACGGGTGTCTGAGTATTGTACTGGATAGTTAAATTTTACCATCTTGACATCAGATAACAGATAaaacagtgatgtttttttttttttttgtagcaaTCATCAAGAATTTCCCATGAAGCTTTGACAGTGAGCCAAACACTGAAACCCAGCAGCGTCATACGGAGCACCAAGACtgacaaaagacatttaaatacatcaaataataatattatcaGTTAGATGAGGACATTAAAGCGTgaaaagaaatacagtatacattattatacttttactttaacctccaatcatttctttaaaaaagagaaaagcttatttttccttttacctCCAAGTTGATCAAATTAAAACTtctcttttaaatctcttttagCTCCTTTTATTCCATCATCTTATCTCACCCAGCGTTTGATTCAACGTCTTCTAATTGCAGTGATTCCATTTGAACAAACAATATGTTCAGTCGTGTTTTCCCAGCCTGAATTTTTCTTCACTGACTCATTATTTTGATActttaacagacaaaaagatCAGGTGTGGAGCAGCTTAAAGGAGAACACTGTGTTGTCgatcattcattcatgtttcttcttctgtgttttgcaGTCCGCGCTCTGGAGAAGGTGAAGGGCTCCACCCAGCTCCAGGCCAGCTACTCATCGTCTGACAGCAGCCTGTACACCAACCCCAAAGGCAGCGCCGTGTCGGCGTTCGACGGAGGCTCAGACTCGAGCTCCGAGTCAGAGGCCGAGGAGCCGCCCAACAGGAAGAAGCTGCGCGTGGAGGCCAGCTAAGACGGGGCCACTCTACTAAATTctggcaacaaaaaaaaaaaaaaaaggccggGCGGCGGGGCACGAGGGAAGGTGAGAGGAAAACGCAGCCTTCAAAGCTCTCGAGGCTCATCGACCTTTCCCgccctcccccccacccccctccacaCCCTCCCCTCCTCGCCATGCCGACCCACCCACAGGCCTCCCTCACCGTCCTCCTcgttctctctcctccatctctggGTGGACTCGCACTGGAGACTCATGACCCCTCGAACCTCCTcacaccgccgccgccgccacaaTCGTCCCTCTTTCCACCCAATCTCCAAGAACAGGAGGGAGGAAGCCGGCAGGGTGGAAGACGACCGCTTCGATCCATCTAGAGAGCTTcaggtttttttccccttcttgATACACCCTTCTTCccatccctctccctctcttttctttggTTCTCCGTCATTGGTATCTCCCCCCTAGCAACgtcaacaatccaaaacccaaaaagaGGCAGCTTGGCTACTTAAGGACTTGATGCTTTTTTTGTACCCTCAATGtagcccctcctcctccccgggttgttttttttgggggggaaggGCGCGCCAGGTGTACTCCTCCAAGCACtgctatattatatatattttttgtttttgtttattttgttattcttgataaaaacctgtttagaatttacacacacacaacacctaGATAAATCGTCCTGGACAAgtttacctttttaaaacaaaataaaaaaaaaaataaaacatttgtagCTTACTTTTTCCACTAAAGAATGTGAAGATGCTTTGAAGCAAATGTTAAAAGTGATACCCACCTCAGGCCCACAGGATTGCAGAGGTTTTCTGCCTTGACACGTTTGTTAACacaagatttgaaaaaaaaaagaaaaaaaaaaaagagacgaCATGACTCCTTTGTTgaatttgatgttttgaaagAGAATATTCCTAAACTTGTATCGTATTTTGTCCTTTAGCTTGAAGTAGTGAATGACTTTAGGTGGCTGAATACGTTAGGCATCTcgttttatatattattattaaaaaaaaaaaagaagccttGATTGGATGTTTTCAAGTTCAAAAGTATGTTATGCATTTTGTAGTAATTTCACAAGTCATGGGAAAATGCCAATTTGTCACTCGTAGTTCTCCTTTAAGGGTATGAAAATAGGTATTGAATGTCAAAAGGTAGCTCCCGTCTTTTGCAGTACAAGGAGGCGAAATGAGTCCCTGTCAATGTGTTGTGCTTTACACAGTTAAAAATCATTGTTGCtgaatcccccccccctccccacccccccaagGAAAAAAGGAAGCATTTTGCGTGTCTAGGaaacgtgtgtgtatgtatattgtttccattttatttccatttaggAGGATATAATTAGTGTAATAGGTCTTTGTTTGTCCGATTCCATTCCATGGAAATTACAAGTATGTTGTACATACTGCCAACAATTGTCTTGCAAGTTGAGGCCTACCTTTACTATGAGACtataaaataaactattttatcCTTTAACACGCTCCATGTGGTTATTCAACCGTTCAAATATGAAAACGTCAACAAACGCAGCCGTTACCTgtagagtgttttttttttcaaaataagcTGCAGTGAATTTCACGATGGCTTTGAAAGGTTGTTTCAACACATTAAAGAGGAGCTTTCAGGACTGCGTGTACTTGATGTCATAATTTCAGGTTTTTCTGGTTTCCATTGATGCTGGCAGGTGTCTGGAGTAAAGACTGACGGCTGAATGTACTTTAACGTCTGGTTATGTAACAACTCTCCTCTTACAGCCGTGTAGTTTTCTAACTATGTGGTCAGGAGAGGAAACCGGGCCAGATGATGTGTTCATCTGTGACCAGCAGCCAAcctgtttttactgtatgtacacagtTCATCTGTCTTCTCTTATTTTAAGATcttcattttttccttcttcaaTAAGTTCAGGAAACCGTAACGTTCtcttaaagatgaaaatgttcaGCTGACCGGtttcaaaataagaaaaatattgattacagctgAAATAAACATTAGTACCTCATTGACTCACTGAAATAGTTTTTATGTGTTGGTCATTTATAAAGACATTACCGTGTCACATTATGAGAGTACAAGGTGCGTCTGTTCTGAACATTTCTGCCCTGACGAGGACGTTGTGGTTGAAACCAGTCGATGTTTTGAATCAATCTGACTCGACGGGAGAAATGGTTTCACtttcaagtttttttaaaaaaagagatgaaaatgtttcacaataattcaattaaaaatcTAAGTCACAATTTGTACTGGAAGTGGCATTTTTATAATGAAGTGTTATGTAgttcaagcattttttttacatttattttgaaggaTTCTGGCACATGAACAGCTCATTTTCAACGTCCGCCTTTACTCTCTATTACATGATGCGTGTTTTTTGAGCTGCACTAATCACAAGAGGACATTGAGTGCCTGAAGAACATCTTTCCTTGCTCTCACATTCATTCACTAATGTTAACAGGCTGCATTATAAACAAGAGAGAATATCTTGACTCAGATCAGAGGTTTGCAGTCCTGCTAAACTTTCCATACCTGCAAAGCATTAAGACTCTCTGCCAGAGATTCTTTTCCAAAggtgaaatattaaaagaaccaaacaataaaagtgtttttagtTGTTTAAACTACAATTTGTCTGAAATGTTCTACCAATGATGTTTAGAAGTTGTAAAGCATTTAATAACACCATTATGAAAAGTGTTATATAAAGTTTTATTAACTTTCAGAGAATGACAACAATAGGCATTGCAAGCAAAAATTCTGCTTAATGGGtagctgtgcacacacacacacacactgttaaccTTTATTCAGGCAAACGCCGTCTAACTCCAGCCCTCGTGTCTACTGAGGGTCGACCACCAGACCGGTTCTCGGGCTCTTCTGCATCAGACCTGACTGCTGTTTGCAGGTTCGAGTCCGTTCCCCAGAGCAGGCTGGTTCACACACATAGAGAAGTCTCCGCTGAGGACTAACTAGGACTGACGGTCGGCTGATCCAGAGGCGGCGGGGGCAGCGGCGGGGTCCGACGGTCTGTCGTCACCCTGCTGCCTGTTGTCGTCGGGGACAGGCAGCCGGTGGAAGCGCTGCAGGGCCTGAGCTACTTTCTCTGGGCAGATGTTGTAAACCGGATGAGTCGGAGCCTACGAACGGAGaacaagaggaaaataagacatttaCTGTAGCAGAATGTTTAGTTTGAAGCCTCTATATATCTGCTCTGATCTGGTGTGGGTGTAATTACAGTTCCAGTATTAAACACTGTTCACTGCCTCCGCCGTCCACAGAGACTTTTCATTGATTTCTTGACAATGAAACTGGCCTGTTAAAGAATCAATTTTTATCAACACTTCTAATCAGTGGAGTATATGAAACTCACAAactcaaataaatgaataaaaaaaaataataattcacccgtcagtgtgtgtgtgtggaggcagACTGTGTGGGCGTCTCAGAGAAGTTAAAACATGTAGTTTTAAATCAACATGACGAAAGAAAtaccacaaacaaaaacatttcacaacaaacagctgtaaatATATTACGACAGCCCCCGTGATAAATACTACTTCTTCAAGTTTGTCAACCAGACTCGGTCGAGCTTGACGGTGGATGAAAACGTTACAatgcaatctaatgcaacaCCACCACAGAGTGCAGCCTCAGAAAATTTCCAGAGTTGAATCAACACTGATgtcatttgagaaaaaaaaaaagagaacataaTAAAGCTGACAGACGGTGTTTGTTGCAGGACTCATGTATGGATCAGATTGTACGTTTGttcctttctttatttaaaactaTAAAGTCATGTCACTAcagatgagataaaaaaaaaaaaccaaaccgCTGCTGAGATGCACAACTATGCTGACTGTTGCATTATGTATCATAGTGTAAGAGCAGATATGCGTATGGGAAGGACTTGCTTTAGTGCCAGTAAtacaacaggaaacaggaaaataaaaccaacaccACTGCGGGGTGTCATTCACATCTTTAAGTGAAACCACATGTCATTTGTCTTATTTCGATAGCTTTAACTTCCCACCAAACATCTGTCTGAGCCTGTCATCGAAACCAAACCCGATCAGAAAATAATCTCCGGAGACCGTcgcgctgaaaaaaaaaaaaaaataaaaggcatgtcataaatttaaaatgcaaatgcgAAGGAACGATTTCATGCTTTCTTGACTGTTAACGCGTGTACGTGAAACTGGGTTCAGATGAGAATGCGTTCTGCACGCTGCTGATGTGAAAACCGAGCCAATACTTTAATAATTTACCACATGGAGGAAAAATGAGAAGATGAAAGAGCATCAAAGGCAAAATGAGCATCTGATGAGaacgttgttttttttaaaaagccttcatttaaattaatttccacGATGTTCTTTTTCCACGACCTGCTGATACACACGACGTCTGCAGACTCTGTTATTCGAACCGTTCAATCATCAGAACTAATCACATCATGTTGTTTGGTAATAAGTTAAATAACACTATGACAGCCAGACTAATGctggtctttttttttgacatttgaggATAAATTACATTCTGCTGATGCTTCAGCAGACTGTTATTTTCCTGCtatatatttacatatccaatcaggggttgttttttttttttgcaggcaACCCTCCAATTTGGTTATTAAGACAGATATGACAAAGATCTGTGCTGGATGCAGCgtcttttaaaaaacattattcttAGCAGATTCTGCTAAGGTGTATTTGTACTGCAGGAGGATTTCTGCAGGTGCCAGAGGGAACATAAATGAATTGTAGGAGGAGAAGTTTGAGCTACTTGTTTTAATGCTCCATCCTTGGACTCAGGCTGATCTTTTGCATATTTATTGTCACAAGAACCAAAAAACTAGCAGCTATGACAGGCTGACTACACACCGCCCACCAGCATGAGGCAGCTAGTACACCTTAAAGCAAGACTTCCTGTAGCCTCTACTGGTTGCCTGACAGGTTCACAGTGACTCGAGGAAGTCACAGCGCCCGTGCAAGAAATAGTTCCACACATAACCCCCGTGAACAAccacaaactgtcatttttatatatgttcATTATATACATtggtatgtatatatatgttcttcagaggtgctggtaggtggatttagTTACTGTTGGACTGAGCTAGGCTGGCTGTTTCCCATcttgagagtggtatcaatcttctctaactctcagcaagacagAACAAAACCTACAGCAAACAATAGCAAACAGTTTCTAGCAGTAAATAATATATACTTCTCCCTCCCTGCCCTGCTGCAGACTCACCAATCTGTTCTCCTCCCTGCCGAGGATCGTCTCATGATGGAAGTCCATGTTCCCAAAGTGCTGTGCTATCGAGAGGCCGCTCAGGCAGTAACACGTGTGGTAAAAATCTCTGGAtctgaagacacatgaagacataATACAGGACAGTGACGGGAGTTAAACCGTGTAAATCAGAAGTctgtgtagagagagagagagagagagtgtgtgtgtgtgtgtgtgtgtgtgtgtgtgtgtgtagatggtGTGGTACTGACTTGCCGGGTTTATCCAGCAGGCCTCCTGTTGGGTTCTGGCAGCACAGGAGGATGTACTCCTGCAAGGCCTGCTGCTCAAACATCCACCGCTGCAGACTCAGCTCCGACTCTCCTTGACGACATCATAGAggcaaacagaaatgtcattaatattttcagttttcgctttaaaaaacaaacagaagagatcaaattaaagctgaacatTTATGCgcatttgttttgaattttcAAAAAAGATTGAAAAATGGTTGAAAAGTGAAAATTCTAGTGCATACATTCAATAGTTCAACCACTTTATAGTTGACTTTGAAGGATTCTGCACATTACCAGCTTTTTCCTTTCCATTGTACGATGCATTTAGTGAGCTGTGCTAACTACAACAGGACTTTCCTCACTGTGAACTGTGACCATCGGTGTCTTCTcgcagcagcaaacacacagtttaaagtCGTTCTCTCCGTTTAAAACGAGCTGTGAGGCTTCTGGATCGACAATTTGCTAAAACTGAAACAGATGAGTCTATATTCATTCTCTCCTTACTTCATATCAGGCTTTCAAGGCTCAGAGCGCAACCACACTGACTCTCATTCAGTGCAGCCAACCCGACGGAGGAAACACAACCCAGCACAGGAAAAAACACTGCTGtaattccacaaaaaaaaaaaaaaaaaaaaaaaagccacctGGAAATCAAATCCCTGCTGTGAGGCGCCAAGACTGACCACTACGCCTCTGTGATTCTCCAGTACAGCTCTGAAAACTTTACACACTTAGAGAGTTTTACTGTTGTCACTGATTTTATGCTGATTGTGTGGAAAAAGTTTCAGGCCGAGTGAAACCATTTCATGTCATTATTCTCCCATATCGTCTTCAAAAAAGGTGAAAGCAGTTAACCGCTTTTCATTTTGTCACGACGCTCGTTTTCACAGCTTTCTTTATGAATAATGGTGACACATGGTGcttgtgctgctgctgggacTTAATGAGGAGTACCTTCTTTGAATAAGGCTCTGTGGAGTAGAGGTAGGAGTCCAGCCTGCCAGAAAGAGTAGCAGCCATCCACCAGTTTATTACAGCGGCCCTGGAAGCCTCCCTCGAAGCGCATCTGTCTGCTGACCACCCACCGCTGAGGACGACACaccacaaaacacatttaatatgatTAAGAAGACGTTTtaaacacgcgcacacacacacacacggcgcAGACGACAGAGAGTTTCCTCTTCG includes:
- the max gene encoding protein max isoform X6, with translation MSDNDDIEVDSDADKRAHHNALERKRRDHIKDSFHSLRDSVPALQGEKQSTKQASRAQILDKATEYIQYMRRKNHTHQQDIDDLKRQNALLEQQVRALEKVKGSTQLQASYSSSDSSLYTNPKGSAVSAFDGGSDSSSESEAEEPPNRKKLRVEAS
- the max gene encoding protein max isoform X2; the encoded protein is MSDNDDIEVDSDEESPRYHCVADKRAHHNALERKRRDHIKDSFHSLRDSVPALQGEKVGKAQPGSPPGTQMMVTHASRAQILDKATEYIQYMRRKNHTHQQDIDDLKRQNALLEQQVRALEKVKGSTQLQASYSSSDSSLYTNPKGSAVSAFDGGSDSSSESEAEEPPNRKKLRVEAS
- the max gene encoding protein max isoform X7, with product MSDNDDIEVDSDADKRAHHNALERKRRDHIKDSFHSLRDSVPALQGEKASRAQILDKATEYIQYMRRKNHTHQQDIDDLKRQNALLEQQVRALEKVKGSTQLQASYSSSDSSLYTNPKGSAVSAFDGGSDSSSESEAEEPPNRKKLRVEAS
- the max gene encoding protein max isoform X1, translated to MSDNDDIEVDSDEESPRYHCVADKRAHHNALERKRRDHIKDSFHSLRDSVPALQGEKVGKAQPGSPPGTQMMVTHQSTKQASRAQILDKATEYIQYMRRKNHTHQQDIDDLKRQNALLEQQVRALEKVKGSTQLQASYSSSDSSLYTNPKGSAVSAFDGGSDSSSESEAEEPPNRKKLRVEAS
- the max gene encoding protein max isoform X4; translation: MSDNDDIEVDSDEESPRYHCVADKRAHHNALERKRRDHIKDSFHSLRDSVPALQGEKQSTKQASRAQILDKATEYIQYMRRKNHTHQQDIDDLKRQNALLEQQVRALEKVKGSTQLQASYSSSDSSLYTNPKGSAVSAFDGGSDSSSESEAEEPPNRKKLRVEAS
- the max gene encoding protein max isoform X3, which encodes MSDNDDIEVDSDADKRAHHNALERKRRDHIKDSFHSLRDSVPALQGEKVGKAQPGSPPGTQMMVTHQSTKQASRAQILDKATEYIQYMRRKNHTHQQDIDDLKRQNALLEQQVRALEKVKGSTQLQASYSSSDSSLYTNPKGSAVSAFDGGSDSSSESEAEEPPNRKKLRVEAS
- the max gene encoding protein max isoform X5, with translation MSDNDDIEVDSDEESPRYHCVADKRAHHNALERKRRDHIKDSFHSLRDSVPALQGEKASRAQILDKATEYIQYMRRKNHTHQQDIDDLKRQNALLEQQVRALEKVKGSTQLQASYSSSDSSLYTNPKGSAVSAFDGGSDSSSESEAEEPPNRKKLRVEAS